TCTTCAATCTGGAAAATATGATTTAGATAAGACTGCAGTTATGATATCTCAAACTGGTGGAAGTTGTAGGGCAACTAACTATCTTGGTTTCCTTAAAAAAGCTATCAAAGATGCTGGATTTGAAAAGGTACCTATAATCTCATTAAATGCTAATGGTTTTGAAAAACAAGAGGGATTTTCATTGTCACTTCCCCTTATTCACAAAGCTTTAATAGCTGTATCATATGGGGATCTATTGATGAAACTTCTATATCACACTAGACCTTATGAACTAAAGAAAGGTGAAAGTGAAGCTCTCTATACAAAATGGAAGCAACAAGTTATTAGTAATGTTCATAATGGAAACTTTTCAGAATTTAAAAGAAATTGTGAGTTAATTGTTGATGAGTTTTCAAAAATAGCAATTAGTAATGAGAAAAAAGTCAAAGTTGGTATTGTAGGAGAGATCTTAGTTAAATTCAGTCCTTTTGCTAATAATAATTTAGCTAATTTTATTGAGCAAGAGGGTGGAGAAGTCTATACTTCATCCCTTATGAACTTCATCAAATACTGTATCTACAGTGACATCTTCCTTGCTGAAAAATTTAAAGGAAAAATGGCTGGATTAAAATTAAGAGGGGCACTATGGGTACTAGATAGATATACAGCTATACTTAATAATGCTATATCTAAACATGCTAGATTTATGAGAGAGATCTCTATACAGGAAACTGCTAAGAAAACTTCTGAATTTATCTCGATTGGTCATCAATCTGGTGAGGGATGGTTCTTGATGGGAGAGATGATTGATTTTATTGAACATGGTGTTCCTAATATTGTTTGTGTTCAACCATTTGGTTGTCTTCCTAATCATATTACTGGAAAAGGTATGATTAAAAGACTTAGAGAGGAGTATGAAAATGTAAATATCACTCCTATAGATTATGATCCAGCTTACTCTGAAGTAAATCAACTTAATAGAATTAAACTAATGCTATCAGTAGCTAAGAAAAACATGGATCAAAAAATATCTTAATTAAATATTATCAATACAAAAATACAATAACTACTTAGTTATTCTTTGAAGAGAATCTACCTCTTATTTGAAGTAGATTCTCTTTTATTATTTCTTAAATATCAGATAATTCCCTAAAGCAAGAGGAGCAATCTCATAAATTTTTTCATAAAATTTAGATCTTTTTATCTGATAGTTCTGCTCATCTAAGGTTATCTTTCCTATCTCATTTAGTAAAGATTTAAAAATATATTTATTTTGGAAAAACTCTCCATAAAGGATTATTTTTTCTGGATTGATTACAGAGATTATCATATCTAGAGCATAAGCTATATATTGTATAGCCTCCCCTACTACAGAAAGAGACAGCATATCTTTCTCCTCTACTCCCTCTAATACATCTTTTATCTCTAACTTTTTACCCTCATCTAATACTTTTTTTAGTGAGCTATATTGATTATTTATTCTAATTTGAGCCATAATCTTTTTTATGATAGCCCTATTGGAAACTTCCGTTTCTAGGCAACCTTTTTTACCACAAGAGCATTTTTCTAAACTATTTCTTTTAACTACCATATGACCTAACTCTCCAGACATAGAGCCGTAACCATGGTACAACATATCATTTAAATATATACTTCCCCCTACTCCCTCTTCTACATTGAGTACAACAAAATTTTGGTTATCCCTACACTCACCAAATACCTTCTCTACAAGTGCCATTACCCTAACATCATTCTCTAAATAGACTTTTTTTCTAAACTTTTTTTGAAATCTTTCAACAATAGAAATATTTTTTGTATTGTAATGTGGTGAAAAAATCGATACTCCTCTTTCACTGTCTACAAGTCCATTCATGACAACAGAGATTACCTCTATATCTTTATTCTTAGTTAACTCCTTCTCTATAATCTCCTCTGTACTTCCTACTATATCCCCTCCTAGATCTCCCAATCTATATCTTCTAGTTGAAATAATATTCCCATCTATATCTCCAATAGTTACTTGAACAAACATAGGTGCAAAATATACCCCTAAAATATTTCCTATCTTATCTTTATTGATATTTAAAAGAGATGGTTTTCTTCCACCACTAGATTCTCCTTCTCTCTCTTCTATTATAATCTTTTTCTCTAAAAATTCATTTATCACCTTTCCAACTGCTGCTGGTGTTATTCCAAACTCTCTTGAAATATCTATTCTAGATATTCCATTCTTAGCTTTTATCAATTCCAGTATCTTTAATTTTAAATTCTCTATTTTCAAAGTATCCCCCCTTACTATCTACATATATTTTATCCTATTTCTCTATAAAACTCCAAACTTATTTTAAAAAGTAAAATAACTTTTTGAATTTTTTATGTTTTTTTCTTGATTATATGTAAAAATATTATATACTAGTGATAAGTAAATAGATAAATTAATCGGAGGTTAAACATGATAAAAAATCTAATAAAAGAGTTTAAAAAAGTTTTCAACTATGAGGGAAAGGTAGATGTTTTCTTTTCTCCTGGTAGAGTAAATCTTATTGGTGAACATACTGATTACAATGGTGGATTTGTTTTCCCATGTGCTCTTGATTTTGGAACTTATGGAGTTGCTGTTAAAAGAGATGATAATAAATTTAGAATGTACTCATTAAACTTTGTAAAAGAGGGAATAAAAGAGTTTTCTTTAGATGAGTTAGTAAATAAAAAAGAGGATAACTGGGCTAACTATCCAAAAGGGGTTATCAAAACTTTTATAGATGCTGGATACAAAATTGATTCTGGATTTGATATCTTAATTAACGGAACTATCCCTAATGGAGCTGGACTTTCATCTTCTGCTTCACTAGAACTTTTAACTTCTGTTGTTTTAAAAGATTTCTTTAATTTAGATATAGATATGGTTGATATGGTTAAACTATCACAAAAAGCTGAAAACCAATTTATCGGAGTAAATTGTGGAATTATGGATCAATTTGCTATTGGAATGGGTAAAAAAGACCATGCTATCCTACTTGATTGTAACTCACTTAACTACCAATATGCACCTATCTCATTAAATGGAGCATCTGTAGTTATTGCTAATACTAATAAAAAGAGAGGTCTTGCTGATTCTAAATATAATGAAAGAAGAGCATCTTGTGAAGCTGCTGTAAAGGTATTAAATAAGCATGGAATAAATATCAAATATTTAGGAGAACTTTCTGTTGAGAAATTCAATGAAGTTAAACATTTTATAACTGATGAAGAGCAATTAAAAAGAGCTACTCATGCTGTTTCAGAAAATGCAAGAACAGTTGAAGCTGTACAAAAATTAAAAGAGGGAGATATCAAAGCTTTTGGAGAGCTTATGAACCAATCTCACATATCTTTAAGAGATGACTATGAAGTTACTGGTTTTGAGCTTGATTCTTTAGTTGAAGCTGCTTGGGAAGCTAAAGGAGTAATAGGAGCTCGTATGACTGGAGCTGGATTTGGTGGTTGTACAGTTAGTATAGTAAAAGATGAAAATATAGATGAATTTATAAAATCAGTTGGGGAAAAATATACAGCTAAAACAGGACTTGTAGCTGACTTCTATGTAGCAAAAATCGGAGATGGAAGTAGAAAGTTAGGTGAATTTTAATGAATATATTTAAAGATATAAAGCTTTTACTTGCTTTTGGATTAAAAAATAATCTAATTGGAAAATATGATAAAATAATTGCTAGAAATGAGATACTACACCTATTAAAATTAGATGAATGGGAAGATGTAGAGTATAGCGAAGCTGAAATTCCTGAATACCCTACTGAAATTTTAAATAGAATGTGTGATTATGCAGTAGAAAAAGGTATCATCGAGGATACAATCACTATGAGAGATCTTTTTGATACTGAAATTATGGGAAAATTAACTCCTACTGCTACTCAAATTATAGAAAAATTTGAAAAAATCTCTCAAGATAAGGGAGTAGAAGAAGCTACTAATTTCTATTATGACTTTGCTCAAAAATCTAACTATATTAGAATGGATAGAATAGCAAAGAACATGCACTGGTACTCAGCTACTGAGTATGGTGATATGGAAATAACAGTAAATCTTTCTAAACCTGAAAAAGACCCTAGAGATATTGCTAAAGAGAGATTAATGCCTCAGTCTTCATACCCAAAATGCCTACTTTGTTATGAGAATGTGGGATACTCTGGTAGGGTAAATCACCCTGCTCGTCAAAATCATAGAGTTATTCCACTAACTCTAACAAATGAGCCTTGGTTTATTCAATATTCTCCATATGTATATTACAATGAACATGCCATTGTATTCTCTGGAGAACACAGACCTATGAAAATTACAAAGGAAGCTCTTGATAGACTTACAAGTTTTACAGAGCAAGTTCCACACTATTTCCTAGGTTCAAATGCAGA
This sequence is a window from Candidatus Fusobacterium pullicola. Protein-coding genes within it:
- the galT gene encoding UDP-glucose--hexose-1-phosphate uridylyltransferase; protein product: MNIFKDIKLLLAFGLKNNLIGKYDKIIARNEILHLLKLDEWEDVEYSEAEIPEYPTEILNRMCDYAVEKGIIEDTITMRDLFDTEIMGKLTPTATQIIEKFEKISQDKGVEEATNFYYDFAQKSNYIRMDRIAKNMHWYSATEYGDMEITVNLSKPEKDPRDIAKERLMPQSSYPKCLLCYENVGYSGRVNHPARQNHRVIPLTLTNEPWFIQYSPYVYYNEHAIVFSGEHRPMKITKEALDRLTSFTEQVPHYFLGSNADLPIVGGSILSHDHYQGGHHEFPMAKAPVEKEVIFKGYEDIKAGIVKWPMSVLRITGKDRAKLVELADKILKSWREYSDESLGIFAYSKDTPHNTITPIARRRGENFELDLVLRNNRTSEEHPLGIFHPHADVHNIKKENIGLIEVMGLAVLPGRLKEELEILSEYIVASNYEEKIKNDSKVEKHLDWIKNIMKKHEKISSQNAHDILKSEVGITFSRVLEDAGVYKRDEKGQAGLIRFVDHVNSI
- a CDS encoding ROK family transcriptional regulator — protein: MKIENLKLKILELIKAKNGISRIDISREFGITPAAVGKVINEFLEKKIIIEEREGESSGGRKPSLLNINKDKIGNILGVYFAPMFVQVTIGDIDGNIISTRRYRLGDLGGDIVGSTEEIIEKELTKNKDIEVISVVMNGLVDSERGVSIFSPHYNTKNISIVERFQKKFRKKVYLENDVRVMALVEKVFGECRDNQNFVVLNVEEGVGGSIYLNDMLYHGYGSMSGELGHMVVKRNSLEKCSCGKKGCLETEVSNRAIIKKIMAQIRINNQYSSLKKVLDEGKKLEIKDVLEGVEEKDMLSLSVVGEAIQYIAYALDMIISVINPEKIILYGEFFQNKYIFKSLLNEIGKITLDEQNYQIKRSKFYEKIYEIAPLALGNYLIFKK
- a CDS encoding galactokinase, giving the protein MIKNLIKEFKKVFNYEGKVDVFFSPGRVNLIGEHTDYNGGFVFPCALDFGTYGVAVKRDDNKFRMYSLNFVKEGIKEFSLDELVNKKEDNWANYPKGVIKTFIDAGYKIDSGFDILINGTIPNGAGLSSSASLELLTSVVLKDFFNLDIDMVDMVKLSQKAENQFIGVNCGIMDQFAIGMGKKDHAILLDCNSLNYQYAPISLNGASVVIANTNKKRGLADSKYNERRASCEAAVKVLNKHGINIKYLGELSVEKFNEVKHFITDEEQLKRATHAVSENARTVEAVQKLKEGDIKAFGELMNQSHISLRDDYEVTGFELDSLVEAAWEAKGVIGARMTGAGFGGCTVSIVKDENIDEFIKSVGEKYTAKTGLVADFYVAKIGDGSRKLGEF